A single region of the Leptolyngbyaceae cyanobacterium genome encodes:
- a CDS encoding glycosyl transferase codes for MSRPVLYIAITNHGFGHAVRAASVAAEVQRLNPEILLILVTTTPRWLLESYIEGDFIHRPRGFDVGVIQSDSLNMDKAATLEKLQQIRSQEKSIVAGEVSFIRQNRVGLMLADIPPLAPVIAKAAGIPCWMLSNFGWDFIYRDWGGEFAEIADWISNCFSKCDRLFRLPLHEPMNAFPAITDVGLTGGTPRYSIDEIRSRFNITAPKEKTVLLTFGGLGLQAIPYQNVSLFPDWQFITFDSQAPNFPNLLLIKPDPERRYRPVDFMPICGRVISKPGYSTFSEALRLDVPIVSLTREGFAEAPLLLEGIRDYSYHQVIDSSDFFEGNWQFINEPLQSPRQMQHLVKDGTEAIAKSIVSYFQNL; via the coding sequence GTCTAGACCAGTTTTATACATTGCCATCACAAATCACGGTTTCGGTCATGCGGTACGGGCTGCATCGGTAGCAGCAGAAGTGCAAAGATTAAATCCAGAAATTTTACTGATTTTAGTGACTACTACCCCTCGATGGTTACTAGAATCATATATTGAAGGGGATTTTATTCATCGACCTCGCGGTTTTGATGTAGGAGTAATTCAATCTGATAGTTTGAATATGGATAAAGCTGCTACTCTGGAAAAATTGCAGCAAATTCGTTCCCAAGAAAAGTCGATCGTCGCCGGAGAAGTTAGTTTTATTCGCCAAAATCGAGTTGGTTTAATGTTGGCAGATATTCCCCCTTTAGCACCTGTAATTGCTAAAGCGGCTGGCATTCCTTGTTGGATGTTGAGTAATTTTGGTTGGGATTTTATTTATAGAGATTGGGGAGGAGAATTCGCGGAAATTGCTGATTGGATTAGCAATTGTTTTAGTAAATGCGATCGCCTGTTTCGCCTTCCCCTCCACGAACCGATGAATGCTTTTCCCGCAATTACCGATGTGGGGTTAACTGGTGGTACACCCCGCTATAGTATCGATGAAATCCGCAGTCGTTTTAATATTACCGCTCCCAAAGAAAAAACCGTGTTACTGACTTTTGGTGGGTTAGGTTTACAAGCAATTCCCTATCAAAACGTCAGCTTATTTCCTGATTGGCAATTTATCACTTTTGATTCTCAAGCACCTAATTTTCCAAATCTACTTTTAATTAAGCCCGATCCAGAACGTCGATATCGTCCGGTCGATTTCATGCCAATATGCGGACGGGTAATTTCTAAACCGGGATACAGCACTTTTTCAGAAGCGTTGCGTCTAGATGTTCCGATCGTTTCTTTGACGCGAGAAGGTTTTGCAGAAGCACCTTTGCTGCTAGAAGGGATTCGAGACTACAGTTACCATCAAGTTATTGACTCGTCTGACTTTTTCGAGGGGAACTGGCAATTTATCAATGAACCTTTACAATCTCCTCGTCAAATGCAGCATTTAGTCAAAGACGGTACGGAAGCGATCGCAAAATCGATCGTCTCGTATTTCCAAAACCTTTAA
- a CDS encoding secondary thiamine-phosphate synthase enzyme YjbQ has product MAHYQQFIKIKTAGKSLYKITAKIEEVVTESGIKTGLCTVFLRHTSASLVIQENADPDVLVDLANFFAKLVPEDAKLYIHNAEGPDDMPAHIRTALTKTSEQIPIFQGRLVLGTWQGIYIWEHRHYSHIREVVVHISGD; this is encoded by the coding sequence ATGGCACATTATCAACAATTTATCAAAATTAAAACGGCTGGCAAATCTTTGTACAAAATCACTGCTAAAATTGAAGAAGTAGTAACAGAATCCGGCATCAAAACGGGACTTTGTACCGTATTTTTACGCCACACTTCTGCTAGCTTAGTGATTCAAGAAAATGCCGATCCCGACGTGCTGGTAGATTTAGCGAATTTCTTCGCTAAGCTAGTACCCGAAGATGCAAAATTATATATTCACAATGCGGAAGGGCCAGATGATATGCCAGCCCATATCCGTACCGCGCTGACTAAAACATCCGAACAAATTCCGATCTTTCAAGGTAGACTGGTGTTAGGAACTTGGCAGGGAATTTATATTTGGGAACATCGTCATTACAGCCATATCCGAGAAGTTGTCGTTCATATATCGGGAGACTGA